A portion of the Thermodesulfobacteriota bacterium genome contains these proteins:
- the zupT gene encoding zinc transporter ZupT encodes MEGGNSVDRRAAPVYNPIMNEGGTFLMAMALTTLAGLSTTVGSLIGIFYKEPGPRYMAFTLGFSAGVMVLVSFVELLQQAILSVGFAQAHLAFFIGMFAMLLIDFLLPHSYILETHHGSVGHGGAGKAKTGRLQKASLMVAVGVGIHNFPEGMVTFAGTLKDVNIGIALAFAVAIHNIPEGIAVSVPIYASTGSRKKAFWWSFLSGASEPVGALLAGIVLMPFLSEALLGWMFAMVAGFMVFISFDELLPIAQSYGEAHVAIVGVMVGMMVMALSLAILI; translated from the coding sequence GTGGAGGGGGGTAACTCGGTTGACCGCCGCGCGGCCCCCGTGTATAATCCCATCATGAACGAAGGCGGCACCTTCCTCATGGCCATGGCCCTCACCACGCTCGCCGGGCTCTCCACCACCGTGGGGAGCCTGATAGGGATCTTCTACAAAGAGCCGGGGCCGAGATACATGGCCTTCACCCTCGGCTTCTCGGCCGGGGTGATGGTGCTGGTCAGCTTTGTCGAACTGCTCCAGCAGGCGATCCTCTCCGTTGGCTTTGCCCAGGCACACTTGGCCTTCTTCATCGGGATGTTCGCCATGCTCCTTATAGACTTCCTGCTGCCGCACTCCTATATCCTCGAAACCCACCATGGGAGTGTAGGACACGGGGGGGCAGGGAAGGCCAAGACCGGCAGGCTGCAAAAAGCCTCGCTCATGGTGGCCGTCGGCGTGGGCATACATAACTTCCCCGAGGGGATGGTAACGTTCGCCGGAACGCTCAAGGACGTGAATATCGGGATAGCCCTTGCCTTCGCCGTCGCCATACACAATATCCCCGAGGGGATAGCGGTCTCGGTCCCGATCTATGCCTCGACCGGGAGCCGGAAGAAGGCCTTCTGGTGGTCGTTCCTCTCCGGGGCGAGCGAGCCGGTGGGGGCGCTCCTGGCCGGTATCGTGCTCATGCCCTTCTTAAGCGAAGCGCTCCTCGGATGGATGTTCGCCATGGTGGCCGGCTTCATGGTCTTCATATCGTTCGACGAACTCCTGCCCATAGCCCAATCCTACGGCGAGGCGCACGTGGCCATAGTCGGCGTGATGGTCGGCATGATGGTGATGGCGCTTAGCCTGGCGATCCTTATCTGA